The region ATAAAAGAGGACAATTTATTGAATTTAGTGAGAAATATCAGCAGTAAAAATCTTTCTGGGCTTATTGTAAGTATAGGATCTTGTATAAAAAGAGTTCCGAAGGAGGTTAAGGACTATGCTAATAGTATAAACTTTCCCATCTTTGAGTTACCTTCTGAAGTAGATATTTCTAAAATCGTAGAAAGTATATGCAGGGCTACATTTGTAAGTGAAATAGAAGATAAAAATACGACTGAACCTATGGAAAACTTAATACGTGGTAAAGTGGAATATAGCAATGAATTTTTAAAAAATGAGTTTCTGTATGGATATGATATAAACAGTAGTTATACAGTCATTGTAGTCAATATAGATAAGGATAAGTCTAATCAAAAATATGACACAAATAAAATTATGGAAAAAGGCGTAAATGAAGTTATGCATAAATTTAATAAAAAAATTTTGTGTACATGCAAGGATGATTTATATATCATAATTATGACTATTTTAAGTAATATAAAAGAAGAGACTAACTTAGTGGTTCAGGAGTTAAAAAATTATATAAGTAGAAATATCCCAAGGGTTGATATTAAAATAGGATGTGGAAGAGAATGCTCTAAAAAAAGTGAAATATATAAAAGCTTTAATCAGGCAATTTTTGCATTGAAGTTTTTACAAATAAATAAAGAGCATGACTATATGTGCTTTTATGATAATCTCGGAGTGTATAGAATCTTTTATGAGGTTCAAGATAAGGGAGAATTAGAAGATATATATAATGATATTTTAGGCAGATTAATTGATTATGATTTGAAAAAAAATAGTAATTTAGTTGAAACTTTAAAAGCGTATTTAGATGAAGATGGAAATTTAAGCAAGGTATCTGATAAACTTTTTATTCATAGAAATACTTTAAAATATAGAATTCAAAAAATGCAGAATATAATGAATTGCAGTTTAAAGGATGCTAATGTAAGGTTTAATTTATTTTTAGCATTTAAGTTAAAGAAATTTATGAATCTTTAAAGAAATTATTAGTAGAAAATTTAACTTAAAATAATATAAATATGAAATTTGTCAAAAAACATATTGATTTTTGATATACATATATGATAAAATTAATAAAAATGATAATTTAATAAAAATACAATGTGTTCATTAATTAATTACTAAAAATATCATTTTTTTAAAGCTTGAAATATCATTTTAATAAAAGCTTTAGTAGTAGGGCTATTCAAGTGTGAAAAACAATATGCTGAGTTTCATAAATCTTACTTTGATTTTTATTTAAAATAGTTTAAACATGTTTCTTTAACTACCTAAACCCCTATATTGAATAGCCCGAAATTTTTATGATAAAATAACATACATAATTCATTATAAATCTGCTATTTTAATAGAAGTTTGATGATTAAGGCTTTTATTTAAAATAGCAGATTATTTTTGTTAAAATTAGACGATAGACTTTTTTGGTGCAAGTATGTTAACATGATGGTGAATTGATTGGAAATGTAAAATGTTTTTTTACTTAAAGTAATATAAAGCTTGAAAATACATGTTATATGATAGGGTAATTAAAAAGAAAAGAGGTTAAAGTCTATGAATATAGCATTTTTTTTGACACCCAAGAATGAGGTTATATATGAAAAAATAACTTCTACTATGAGACAAGCACTCGAGAGGATGGAATATCATAGATATACAGCTATTCCGATATTAGATGATAATGGGAGATATGTAGGAACATTAACAGAAGGGGATTTGCTCTGGAAGCTAAAGAATACGCCAGAACTTGATTTTCAAAATACCAATAAAATTTTAATTGAAAATATACCTAGGCACATGAATAATAAACCGGTACGTATAGATTCAGATATAGAGGATCTTTTATCAAAATCAGTAAGTCAAAATTTTGTTCCAGTAGTTGATGATAATGAGGTTTTTATTGGTATGATTAAGAGAAGTGACATTATGAATTATTGCTACTCTAAAATATTTAAAAAGAATGAAAAAGAAGCCTAAAGAGAGGGAACATTGCTTCGGAACATTAAAAAAATTCTATAAATCTAAGGTAAAAAAATAGTAAAATACTAAGGGTTTTCAATAACTCACTAACGTTCAGACAAATTGAAAACTCTAAGTATTTTACTATTTTTTTGCCAAGATTTATTAGAATTTTTTAGGCATCTGAAATAAAATAACAAGTTCATGTTGTGAGATAATTTTGTGTAATACGAGGAAACTGGTTCCGCCAATACTAGGCAGTATTAGAGGGTTCAGTTGACGAAATATTACGCAAAATTAGCCACTAGATGGACTTATTATTTTTTTGAAGATGCCTTCAATCGTTCCTTCAGCAATGTTCCCTCTCTTTTGGGGTAAAGCAATCATAACCACCGGCTTAGCCGGTGGTTTGCTCAGCCCTGTAAGGGCATATTACTGGCTGGGCTAAAAGCCCTCTGAATGGTCTGCCACTCGCATGTTTTCCCATGCAGTCGCTAAAGCGACTTATTTTTTCTTCTTTACTGATTCACCGGTGAACGGATCAACAAGTTCTTTTATACTCATCTGTTCATATGCCAAATCCTCTTGCAATTGATTTTTTATATACTCCTGTATTTTCTTTTTGTTTTTCCCAACTGTATCAACATAGTATCCTCTACACCAAAACTCCCTGTTTCCATATTTGTACTTCAAGTTTGCATGCTGATCAAATATCATTAAACTACTTTTACCTTTCAAATATCCCATGAAACTTGATACACTTATTTTAGGTGGTATTTCTACTAGCATGTGTATATGATCTGGACAAGCTTCTGCTTCTATTATTTGCACGCCCTTCCATTCACATAACTTTCTTATTATTTTTCCTATATTGTTTTTTATTTTACCGTATATTATTTGTCTCCTATATTTAGGTGCAAACACTATGTGATACTTGCAATTCCATGTCGTATGAGATAAACTATTTGTGTCTTTCATTAGACATCCTCCTATGCTTTTATATTTGCGGTTGGCTAGACCTGCATTTATTTTAACATAGGAGTTTTTTTCTACTCAACGGCATAAGCCTTTTTTCTTCCACTTGCTTAGCAAGTGGTTTCCTTTGTTACACAAGGAAGAAAATTCCTCCGTGCCTACGGAATTTTAGGAGTGAATATTGTGTATTAGGCATTATTAGTGCTGACATCGCTTCTCCCGTCAGCAGGTGATGGGGGGAGCCAAAACCTCATATACGATAATTATCCTTCTTAATTTCTTTTCTGTTTTTGTACCCTGGGGGTTGTAATTATGAAAAATTCTATAGTTTAATGTAATTATTTAAGGTCATAAAAATTCATTATAACAATTGAATGTACATTATAATAAAAATAAAAAAAGACTAATAAGTTTTTACAAAAAAATCTTTATGACCATTAAAATAAATGCTATAATAAAAAACGTGTGGCAAAAAAGTGTCGTATTACCTAATTTTATAGTAAAATTATAAAAATTTAAAAGAATAAGTACTCAAGGAGTATTTTGTTTTTTTGAATGATTATTTTCAACATAATAATGTTGATGATGAAAATATAATACTCATATTACCACCTGTTGTATTAATTACTTTTGTGCAAGCGGCAAGCAAATTTCATCTATCAAAATTAAAAGATATGTGTAGTATTTAGGCTAATATTGAATTGTGGCGGAAAATATAAAAGCATATCGGCTAAAAAGATGGGAGCATCAAGGATTGTTGACTTTCACAAGCGACTAAAGATTAAGAAAAAAAGGGAGAAGAAAATGGACAAACTGAAAATAAAAAGATTATTACTTGTTCTTACCATTGTTTTTGCGAGTTGTA is a window of Clostridium pasteurianum DNA encoding:
- a CDS encoding PucR family transcriptional regulator, which produces MISCRNIVELPQLEQLKLVAGEGGLDRIILWAHVAESPQASNWVTNGALMLTTGNSIKEDNLLNLVRNISSKNLSGLIVSIGSCIKRVPKEVKDYANSINFPIFELPSEVDISKIVESICRATFVSEIEDKNTTEPMENLIRGKVEYSNEFLKNEFLYGYDINSSYTVIVVNIDKDKSNQKYDTNKIMEKGVNEVMHKFNKKILCTCKDDLYIIIMTILSNIKEETNLVVQELKNYISRNIPRVDIKIGCGRECSKKSEIYKSFNQAIFALKFLQINKEHDYMCFYDNLGVYRIFYEVQDKGELEDIYNDILGRLIDYDLKKNSNLVETLKAYLDEDGNLSKVSDKLFIHRNTLKYRIQKMQNIMNCSLKDANVRFNLFLAFKLKKFMNL
- a CDS encoding CBS domain-containing protein, which gives rise to MNIAFFLTPKNEVIYEKITSTMRQALERMEYHRYTAIPILDDNGRYVGTLTEGDLLWKLKNTPELDFQNTNKILIENIPRHMNNKPVRIDSDIEDLLSKSVSQNFVPVVDDNEVFIGMIKRSDIMNYCYSKIFKKNEKEA
- the tnpA gene encoding IS200/IS605 family transposase — its product is MKDTNSLSHTTWNCKYHIVFAPKYRRQIIYGKIKNNIGKIIRKLCEWKGVQIIEAEACPDHIHMLVEIPPKISVSSFMGYLKGKSSLMIFDQHANLKYKYGNREFWCRGYYVDTVGKNKKKIQEYIKNQLQEDLAYEQMSIKELVDPFTGESVKKKK